From the Plasmodium vivax chromosome 5, whole genome shotgun sequence genome, one window contains:
- a CDS encoding hypothetical protein (encoded by transcript PVX_090235A) encodes MTRGVISLVSGGMSDHFRRMGTVEMPHMSTRGLLFAVMVIVYTFFYLISFRLMMGVMHAKGRVHGGDAVTPICRHADLPPHRFATPPICASPTYPLHFFLLRQVEQSIMGLEVDEDDNAGHEGLHSAEAEVVEDSEHAGENPNSEEREQSDS; translated from the coding sequence ATGACGAGGGGAGTAATTTCATTGGTTTCTGGGGGGATGAGTGACCACTTTAGGAGGATGGGGACCGTGGAAATGCCCCATATGAGCACGAGAGGGCTCCTCTTTGCCGTCATGGTTATCGTGTACACGTTCTTTTACCTAATCAGTTTTCGCCTGATGATGGGGGTAATGCATGCAAAGGGGCGTGTCCATGGGGGGGACGCGGTTACGCCGATTTGCCGCCACGCCGATTTGCCGCCACACCGATTTGCCACCCCGCCCATTTGCGCCTCACCAACTTACCCGCTccactttttccttttacgaCAGGTTGAACAGAGTATCATGGGCCTGGAAGTTGACGAAGACGATAATGCGGGCCATGAGGGTCTTCACTCCGCGGAAGCAGAGGTGGTAGAGGACTCAGAGCACGCAGGTGAGAACCCCAATTCAGAGGAAAGGGAACAAAGCGATAGCTAG
- a CDS encoding hypothetical protein, conserved (encoded by transcript PVX_090240A), whose protein sequence is MIVTKIAIFLFFFLFSFLRCLSTNTQSKNIIILNDEITTIKSPIHCITDIYFLFRNELYKTCIQHVIKGRTEIHVLVQKKINSTWETQTTLFKDHMWFELPSVFNFIHNDEIIIVICRYKQRSKREGTICKRWNSVTGTIYQKEDVQIDKEAFANKNLESYQSVPLTVKNKKFLLICGILSYEYKTANKDNFISCVASEDKGRTWGTKILINYEELQKGVPYFYLRPIIFGDEFGFYFYSRISTNNTARGGNYMTCTLDVTNEGKKEYKFKCKHVSLIKPDKSLQNVTKLNGYYITSYVKKDNFNECYLYYTEQNAIVVKPKVQNDDLNGCYGGSFVKLDESKALFIYSTGYGVQNIHTLYYTRYD, encoded by the exons atgatagtcaccaaaattgcaattttcctcttcttcttcctcttctccttcctaAGGTGCCTAAGCACCAACACACAGAGCAAAAACATAATCATCCTGAACGACGAAATAACAACCATCAAAAGTCCCATACACTGCATCACGGACATTTATTTCCTCTTCCGAAATGAACTATACAAAACTTGCATACAGCACGTCATCAAGGGGAGAACAGAAATCCATGTCCTCGTGCAGAAGAAAATCAACAGCACTTGGGAAACACAAACGACGCTCTTTAAAGATCATATGTGGTTCGAACTCCCATccgtttttaatttcattcaTAACGACGAaattattattgtaatttGCAGATATAAACAAAGgtcaaaaagggaaggaaccATCTGTAAGCGGTGGAACAGCGTCACGGGGACCATTTACCAAAAGGAGGACGTTCAAATAGATAAAGAAGCTTTTGCCAACAAAAATTTGGAGTCATACCAGTCAGTTCCCCTAACagttaaaaacaaaaaatttttactcaTTTGCGGAATACTTTCCTACGAATATAAAACTGCGAACAAGGATAATTTCATTTCTTGCGTGGCCAGTGAAGACAAGGGAAGAACATGGGG AACCAAAATCCTGATAAACTACGAAGAGCTCCAGAAAGGAGTCCCCTACTTCTACCTGCGGCCCATCATTTTTGGCGACGAATTCGGGTTCTACTTCTACTCCCGAATAAGCACCAACAACACGGCCCGGGGGGGCAACTACATGACGTGCACCCTTGACGTGACGAACGAAGGTAAGAAAGAATATAAATTCAAATGCAAACACGTCAGTCTCATTAAACCGGACAAGTCCCTCCAAAACGTCACTAAGCTAAACGGATACTACATAACCAGCTACGTCAAAAAGGACAATTTCAATGAGTGCTACCTCTACTACACAGAGCAAAACGCCATCGTGGTGAAACCAAAGGTGCAAAATGATGACCTTAACGGGTGCTACGGAGGCTCCTTTGTAAAACTGGATGAGTCCAAGGCGCTCTTCATCTATTCCACTGGCTACGGCGTTCAGAACATACACACGCTTTACTATACGAGGTACGACTGA
- a CDS encoding Phist protein (Pf-fam-b) (encoded by transcript PVX_090245A) encodes MGIPNPPQHQINAHHNYSRGNGRRSSYLRMVDHLKNVRGVNGTDAALGGSYSDLSSVVSSNEGSSESIDLGSEISSDSGSESTGNLSDGSLADIEIGEEVFEDSILTSSNYEKIKSLKYDKVIEDDEVPFGCKGSDFTANMTKEDIIESIKNLSDPVPFKDMFIVYNSFHENERKKFKMMQNVLKNFLENVAKKKHLRESYVKDAWTHISSYMTQELLRKDFVDFKSLYELLENGECSLDEYVHFIKTKKSSWNFFLSDMEDTGRDMIYDYVTRRPSKRREQSLL; translated from the coding sequence ATGGGAATCCCTAACCCCCCCCAGCACCAAATAAATGCGCACCACAACTATTCCAGGGGGAACGGAAGGCGAAGCAGTTACCTACGGATGGTGGACCACCTGAAGAATGTGAGAGGGGTAAACGGAACGGACGCTGCGCTTGGCGGTTCGTACAGCGACTTGAGCAGCGTTGTAAGCAGCAATGAAGGCAGCAGCGAAAGCATCGACCTCGGGAGTGAAATCAGCAGCGACAGTGGGAGCGAGAGCACAGGGAACCTCTCAGATGGGTCCCTCGCAGACATCGAAATTGGCGAGGAAGTGTTCGAGGACAGCATATTGACGAGCTCAAATTacgagaaaataaaatcgcTCAAATATGATAAAGTGATAGAGGACGATGAGGTTCCATTCGGTTGCAAAGGCTCAGATTTTACTGCAAACATGACGAAAGAGGATATAATCGagagtataaaaaatttaagtgaCCCGGTGCCATTCAAAGATATGTTTATTGTGTATAATTCTTTTCacgaaaatgaaagaaagaaatttaaaatgatgcaaaacgttttaaaaaattttttggaaaatgtggccaaaaaaaaacatctaaGGGAGAGCTATGTAAAGGATGCATGGACGCATATCTCTTCCTACATGACTCAGGAATTGTTAAGAAAAGATTTTGTAGATTTTAAATCTTTATATGAGTTGCTGGAAAATGGAGAGTGCAGTCTTGATGagtatgtacattttataaaaacgaagaagTCCTCTTGGAACTTCTTTTTAAGCGATATGGAGGACACAGGCAGGGACATGATCTACGACTATGTGACGAGGCGCCCCTCCAAGAGGAGGGAACAGTCACTCCTTTGA
- a CDS encoding tryptophan-rich antigen (Pv-fam-a) (encoded by transcript PVX_090250A) gives MMATQIYNPPGRQLMRRTRAPLPMPPTNKNNSSFFSSIVSAIMYLFSSSSVLFSNIAHPPPNTNNLQFNAPHAIEYHPRLLDKTEEWKDNEWKNWMGKLEGEWVDFNNTIEKEKGKWLNGKEKDWDEFIQYMDNKWMHYHDGLDEEVKSDILKRSLTLDEIEWKDWIKTEGKELMEKDWKNWITNNESYLDVWSVKEWLKWKNQRIVTWIMTDWKCEEDEYWSKWEESWAKSPNMHDRTNWLNWRERLNKEMVQWNSWVMMKEQQIRENRSNNWSKWKSDKHVMFNLWMDTFINKWINEKQWFVWVKERNQLRSRGRYLAYK, from the coding sequence ATGATGGCCACCCAGATATACAACCCACCAGGAAGACAACTAATGAGAAGAACCAGAGCCCCACTACCAATGCCACCCACCAACAAGAACAacagcagcttcttctcctccatcGTCTCTGCAATTATGTACCTATTCTCTTCATCCTCTGTCCTCTTCAGCAACATTGCACACCCACCACCAAACACAAACAACCTGCAATTTAACGCCCCACATGCAATTGAGTACCACCCAAGATTGCTAGACAAAACGGAAGAGTGGAAAGACAACGAATGGAAAAACTGGATGGGTAAATTAGAAGGAGAGTGGGTAGATTTCAACAACAcaattgaaaaggaaaaaggaaagtggctcaatggaaaggaaaaagactGGGATGaatttatacaatatatgGACAATAAATGGATGCACTACCACGATGGATTAGATGAAGAAGTCAAATCAGATATTCTGAAGAGATCCCTAACCCTAGACGAGATCGAATGGAAAGATTGGATCAAAACAGAGGGAAAAGAATTGATGGAAAAAGATTGGAAAAACTGGATCACCAACAATGAGTCCTACCTAGATGTATGGAGTGTTAAAGAATGGCTCAAATGGAAGAACCAGAGAATCGTCACATGGATTATGACTGACTggaaatgtgaagaagatgAATACTGGTCCAAGTGGGAAGAATCATGGGCCAAATCTCCGAACATGCATGACAGAACCAACTGGCTCAACTGGAGAGAGAGACTAAACAAGGAAATGGTCCAATGGAACAGTTGGGTTATGATGAAAGAACAACAGATTAGGGAAAACCGATCCAACAACTGGTCCAAGTGGAAGAGCGACAAGCACGTCATGTTCAATTTGTGGATGGACACCTTCATCAACAAGTGGATCAACGAGAAGCAGTGGTTCGTCTGGGTCAAGGAGCGAAACCAGCTACGATCAAGGGGAAGATACCTGGCCTACAAGTAA
- a CDS encoding tryptophan-rich antigen (Pv-fam-a) (encoded by transcript PVX_090255A) — protein sequence MEVAPVTEEPSSNTSLFNTFIEKYKGIFLAHVKREFLIIGTSFIGLLLASYIFLTYVNSSAKKKAKQKDEPPKEVTNKEMEEENTKTDEWKAKEWKAWMEQLDKDAEIFTTSLEHKKDQWLVQRELEWGDWVKSMEEKWNHYNEKMGSEYYSVIYKNTSAWSDEQWENWINTEAKQLMEIDWSDWISESESYVDVMMVKEWIVWKNNKIMEWIMRDWKCKEDEQWDAWEKNKWSKWFSINERKKWTQWKDRLSKETEEWTAWVENKEKQYLDNEDRKLVEWKKNNYILFNKWMESFINKWIKEKQWKHYSNQPTGVEPPAAMSLSN from the exons atgGAAGTAGCTCCCGTAACAGAAGAACCCAGTTCGAATACATCCCTTTTCAACACATTTATTGAAAAGTACAAGGGTATTTTTTTAGCTCATGTTAAGAGGGAGTTCCTCATTATTGGAACAAGTTTTATAGGGCTCCTTTTAGCtagctacatttttttaacctacGTCAATTCG tccgccaaaaaaaaagccaaacaGAAAGATGAGCCCCCAAAAGAGGTAACTAAcaaagaaatggaagaagaaaacacaAAAACGGATGAGTGGAAAGCAAAGGAGTGGAAAGCATGGATGGAACAATTAGACAAAGATGCAGAGATATTCACCACCTCCTTAGAACACAAAAAAGATCAATGGCTAGTTCAAAGAGAACTAGAATGGGGAGATTGGGTAAAATCcatggaagaaaaatggaatcattataacgaaaaaatgggttcAGAATACTACTCcgttatttataaaaatacctCAGCATGGTCAGATGAACAGTGGGAAAATTGGATAAACACAGAAGCAAAACAATTAATGGAAATCGACTGGAGTGACTGGATTTCGGAAAGTGAATCCTATGTAGATGTCATGATGGTGAAGGAATGGAttgtttggaaaaataacaaaattatggaGTGGATTATGAGAGACTGGAAATGTAAGGAAGACGAACAATGGGATGCTTgggaaaagaataaatggTCCAAATGGTTCTCCAtaaatgaaaggaaaaaatggactcAGTGGAAGGATCGACTCAGCAAGGAAACGGAAGAATGGACCGCATGGGTggaaaacaaagaaaaacaatACCTTGATAATGAAGACAGAAAATTAGttgaatggaaaaagaacaattaCATTTTGTTTAACAAGTGGATGGAGTCCTTCATCAACAAGTGGATTAAGGAGAAGCAGTGGAAGCATTACTCCAACCAACCCACCGGTGTGGAGCCCCCAGCAGCGATGTCCCTGAGCAATTAG
- a CDS encoding tryptophan-rich antigen (Pv-fam-a) (encoded by transcript PVX_090260A): MELDKHQNDSTSQSNFLSKLNIQGKDHILSDISEDFLMALIYISLFMFTCYILLSMSYYLSVNKKKKDMYDSIGAVYFDQKLIKKSEELKRYAWENWMARLELDWKHFDNSIKSKKEKWLEERVHSWEEWLKQIEDKWEHYNAHMDMSYKFYIFKISSAWNQSHWEQWAKAELKYFIDREWHNWVYQNEQHLNNWITNEWSEWKNHIIAAWLTKNWKLSENAYWEKMAKKKWVKSLFRVVRKNWLKWKERIDREFQQWDEWVVGKQHLYTNNHEWDAWVKWKTDKYALVKEVRKSFVTKWVTEKQWRAWVEERHNLIQQEKYRMGIWGDPQMGRTVPTWGGGPSTV; encoded by the exons ATGGAGCTAGATAAACACCAAAATGACAGCACCTCTCAAAGCAACTTCCTTTCAAAGTTAAACATACAGGGGAAGGACCACATCTTGTCGGACATTAGCGAGGACTTTTTAATGGCACTCATATACATCAGCCTCTTCATGTTCACGTGCTATATTCTGCTTTCCATGAGTTACTACCTG TCCgttaataagaaaaagaaggacaTGTACGACTCCATTGGAGCGGTCTACTTCGATCAAAAGCTGATAAAAAAATCGGAGGAACTAAAAAGGTACGCATGGGAAAACTGGATGGCCCGCTTAGAATTAGACTGGAAGCATTTTGACAACTctattaaaagtaaaaaagaaaaatggctAGAAGAAAGAGTGCATTCCTGGGAAGAATGGCTCAAACAAATTGAAGACAAGTGGGAGCATTACAATGCTCATATGGATATGTcctataaattttatattttcaaaatatcaTCTGCATGGAATCAATCCCACTGGGAACAGTGGGCGAAGGCAGAGTTAAAATACTTTATCGATAGAGAATGGCACAACTGGGTCTACCAAAATGAACAGCATTTAAATAATTGGATTACGAATGAATGGTCTGAATGGAAGAACCACATAATTGCCGCTTGGTTAACCAAAAATTGGAAACTCAGTGAAAACGCATactgggaaaaaatggcaaagaaAAAGTGGGTCAAGTCTCTATTCAGAGTGGTCCGAAAAAACTGGCTCAAATGGAAGGAGCGAATTGATAGGGAATTCCAGCAGTGGGATGAATGGGTCGTTGGAAAGCAACATTTATACACGAACAATCACGAATGGGATGCGTGGGTTAAATGGAAGACAGACAAATACGCCTTGGTCAAAGAGGTGAGGAAATCCTTTGTCACAAAGTGGGTCACGGAGAAGCAGTGGAGGGCCTGGGTTGAGGAAAGGCACAATTTGATTCAGCAAGAAAAGTATCGAATGGGCATTTGGGGAGACCCGCAGATGGGGAGGACGGTGCCTACCTGGGGGGGTGGGCCGTCAACCGTCTAA